TCAAAGGATGTTCGGTTGCCTGAGGACGTTATAAAGACATTCCATCTAGATCCCGAGAAGCAGGAGATTCATTCATACATTAGAAGGAAGGAACTGTCATTGGAAATAATGGGTGATGTGCCTGGTGTTGGGATAAAACCTTCTGAAAGAGTACTTTTCATTTGCAGGTTGAATCCTTCGACGAAGGCAAAAGACATAGCTACAATATTCCACCGATTTGGTGAAGTTCATTCGGTAGAGATAGTTAGGGACAAAGAAAGTGGTCGCTCACTCTGTTATGGTTTTATCGAGTTCAACGACCGCAAAGCTTGCGAATCTGCCTATAAGAATATGAACGGTGTATTAATCGATGACAAGCGGATTAAAGTAGATTTTAGCCAAAGTCTTAGTAGGAATCAAAGACGCTAGCGAGTTTGTAATAATCAGATTTATACAGAGCATTCCATTATTCGAAGTTTTCGATGTACGTGCATCATACGCATTGCAGTAACGAGGTCCAAACCTTTATCAAGCAATCTATTAATTCCGCTTGATTTAACTGCAATAGTCAATCAACATACGAGAATTAATTTCTTTCACTTATTTGGACATTCATTCAAAGACGATACGCCAGATAACTAATGTTTGGTTTAATCATACTTAAACGATCGGCTTAGTGCAGCATTCATTAGTTGTTCTTATTCTTACGCTCTAAGCGCGATCTTCGATCTCTGCTATATACAAGTAAATCATCATGAAAGGgtaaaaaattcaagatcGGTTTCGAAGCTATTAATGGTACTTTCCCATCTTGACAATCAGGAGAAATTGCACTCATTTTCATGGCTAAGTGCCAATACCAATAGTCCGCTGGTACAACTCTTTACTGACACTTACGATGCTTTCTTGTGCAAGAAGTTAACCCCACAAAAGGATCGAATTTTGTCAGAGTTTCCGACTAGAGACGACTACCTGGCTCCCAAGAATCCCATCGTGCTATGCCATGGCTTGTCAGGTTTTGACAAATTAATTCTCGTTCCTTCATTATTTCAACTAACCCAAATGATTAGCAATTTCATATTGGGCAATAACTCTGATTATTTTACGGAgtacgatgaagatggtaGGAACAAGGGTATTCTAGAGGTAGAATATTGGATAGGTGTTAAGGAAAGGCTTGAAGCTAAAGGATGTACCGTAATCACATCAAAAGTCGCCAGTTTTGGTAGCATTGAAGAGCGAGCTGTGACATTAAACGCATTTCTAGAGCATGAaaccaagaaattgaaagaaacggCTAAGAAGGGACAAGTTTATAATACAGATGATGTTGACTCGGAGGCTTCTTTCCGCGAAAATGAGCCTATAAGGGTAAACTTAATCGCACATTCGATGGGAGGTCTAGATTGTCGATATCTGATATCAAGAATACCTAATAAGAGTTATAAAGTTCTAAGTTTAACGACGGTGTCCACACCGCATCGCGGATCGGAGATGGCTGACTACGTGGTGgctcaatttgaagatttaaaGGCTGCTGCGCCAATCGATGCCAGCAAACAGGTACTACCGCCATCCGTTTACGAGCTAACAACTCAATATATGAGCTATTTTAATCGAATAACGCCCGACGATCCGGAAGTATCATATTACTCCTACGGATCATGGTTCAAGCCCAGATGGTATAGCGCTTTTGTTGTGCCATGGAAGATCATTTACAATGCTACAAATGGGGAGCCAAACGATGGTATGGTTACCGTGAAGAGTAGTAAGTGGGGTATATACATGGGTACATTGACAAATATTGACCATCTGGATCAAATAAACTGGAGGAACAAGCTTCAAAAGGACATCGGGAAGCTTCTCGAAAATGCAAATCGTTCTGCCGGGAAGTCTGTAAAACCCGAGATTGATATACTCAATTTCTACCTTCAAATAGCCGATAATTTGGCTAGGAAAGGCTTTTAGAATGTCAGAGAAAATTCTGTACGAGTGATGAAGCGAATTCACCAATAATTGAGGCGCTGGTGTCAGCTATATGAGCAGGGAAATGGATTACTATTTTTCCATTTAAGGTACCACTGAAAATCATCTTTGGAGAATCCTTTCTCGCTTGATGATAACCTTACTTGGTGCCTGAACAACCCGTGGTCCCAGGAAAGAGTGCGATGCAGTCGCGAATTATCTGACTAAAAGATTCccactttcatcaatgaattAGAATCTTTTGTGAGAAAAACTATGTATATAAGCAAAATGACAATCGGacttttggaagatcaCTTCACATAGGTTTGACCGGCAAGTACTTCTCTTCGAGGTAAGTcgtttcttcatcagtcAATCTTACATCTAGAGCCTGCAAGGCTTCGTTCACCCTCTCAATAGAATTCAACCCAACAATTGGATAAGCACCTTTGCTTAAGACCCAGGCAATTGAGATTACCGCCATAGAGACTCCTTTCGTCTtagcaatttcttcaacacgATCAACGATTTCCTTTTGATTGGCTCTAAGAGCATTCCAGCCCAAACGACTATAAGTAGGGTCAGATTTTATCCTTTCCGAGGTTTGATTTGATGGTCTTGTCAACACTCCTCTTGCGTTTGGCGACCAAGGGATCAACCCAACGCCATGTCTCTGGGCAAACGGGATCAATTCGCGTTCATCTTCACGGTATAGAAGATTGTAGCTTGACTGAGAGCTGATGAACTTATACCAACCATGCTTCTCCGCAATAAATTGCATTTCTGCGAATTCCGTGGCTCGCATAGTTGATGCGCCTATGTATCTAGTAAAACCCTGGTCCACCACATAGTTTAAGGCTCTCATCGTTTCCTCCATTGGAGTTTCGTCGTCAAACCTATGGATTTGTAGGACATCGATATAGGTTCCCAGCCTCTCCATGGAGGCCTTTGCACCCGCAATGATATGCTTACGAGATAGACCTCTGTGGTGAGTGAGTTGAagcttctcttcttcatcgaaaGTGCCACCATGCTTGAGATCAAGGCTCTCATCTACCGGGTAGAacaatttggtcaaaattACCACAGTTTCCCGATCAATGTTGTACTTTTTTAGGAATTCTCCAACAAGACGCCCGCTGGCTCCATTAGAGTAAACATCAGCAGTGTCAAAAGTACGCAATCCATGATCGTAACAATGTTTTAAGATGCTGAAAATCTTCTCCTTATCTTCCAGAACCCATTCAGCCCACTGCTTGCAGCCATATGACATGCATCCCACTAGAATGGGCGAGATCTTCAACCCAGAATTCTTTCCTAATCTCACCTGCTGAACTAGCTTTTCACTCATTACTATTTCTCAGTAGTGTCCTTCTTGTACGGTCGTAGTAATAGGTTCGGACCACTGACGCTAGCCATATCTACCCCTGTTTTATATGGTTGATATTTATTTATTAGTCATCTCGCGTAAATATCGTTTAGATACCATTGCTTATCGAGCTTCCACTGAATTCCATTATCTTTTTTTGTAGGCTTGCCTTTCTTTAAGAGCTTACTAAAGTAGTTGCTGAGCGATAACGCCTACagttcttgatgaacttgCATCGATATGTTACCCTTTAACCCAAAGTCATAGAAAGTAAATATGGGAAAGTAACTAAGTCGAAGCTTTCTTATAGTCAATGTAAACTCAATTCGTAGATATTCAGACCACTGCACAAAATAAATTAGACCGTTGAAGAATTTCGTAGCTTGCCAGCTCTAATGCTACTAGCTGGTTTTACAATGCTCATTCCACCAGTGTAAAAGCTTAGTAAAAGCCACTTTCAGTGGTTTGAACTTCAGCGTTTTGCTTGCGCTTCACTAGGCGCAATTGGTAAACAATTCCTATAGTTACAATAAAAGGATCTTTTACATATAGAGAAAGTAAGGAGCCAGCGAGAATTTGTGCAAGTTTGAAGTGCTTGAATGAACACATTGTGGGTGTTATTATGGTAGAGACGAAAAAAGAGTTAGAATGGggtaaattgaagcttGTATCTGTCGCGTTTAAGGAAGCATCGCTTGATACCCCATCCTTCAGAGCATCTGTGAACTTCTTCCATAACAAAGTGCAGTCGTTTGAGGATTGGATTGAAAGGAGTGTTGCGTTTTTTGAAAATCGGTATACCGCTAGTTTTGGGGACTTCCAGAGGGCTCAACAAACCTTTTTAACCCAATTGCTGCCACCTCCGGTGGTTCTAAGTAATGGCTTCGTCGCCAATCAGTC
The window above is part of the Torulaspora delbrueckii CBS 1146 chromosome 3, complete genome genome. Proteins encoded here:
- the TGL2 gene encoding triglyceride lipase (similar to Saccharomyces cerevisiae TGL2 (YDR058C); ancestral locus Anc_1.101), which produces MVLSHLDNQEKLHSFSWLSANTNSPLVQLFTDTYDAFLCKKLTPQKDRILSEFPTRDDYLAPKNPIVLCHGLSGFDKLILVPSLFQLTQMISNFILGNNSDYFTEYDEDGRNKGILEVEYWIGVKERLEAKGCTVITSKVASFGSIEERAVTLNAFLEHETKKLKETAKKGQVYNTDDVDSEASFRENEPIRVNLIAHSMGGLDCRYLISRIPNKSYKVLSLTTVSTPHRGSEMADYVVAQFEDLKAAAPIDASKQVLPPSVYELTTQYMSYFNRITPDDPEVSYYSYGSWFKPRWYSAFVVPWKIIYNATNGEPNDGMVTVKSSKWGIYMGTLTNIDHLDQINWRNKLQKDIGKLLENANRSAGKSVKPEIDILNFYLQIADNLARKGF
- the TDEL0C06010 gene encoding aldo-keto reductase superfamily protein, with translation MSEKLVQQVRLGKNSGLKISPILVGCMSYGCKQWAEWVLEDKEKIFSILKHCYDHGLRTFDTADVYSNGASGRLVGEFLKKYNIDRETVVILTKLFYPVDESLDLKHGGTFDEEEKLQLTHHRGLSRKHIIAGAKASMERLGTYIDVLQIHRFDDETPMEETMRALNYVVDQGFTRYIGASTMRATEFAEMQFIAEKHGWYKFISSQSSYNLLYREDERELIPFAQRHGVGLIPWSPNARGVLTRPSNQTSERIKSDPTYSRLGWNALRANQKEIVDRVEEIAKTKGVSMAVISIAWVLSKGAYPIVGLNSIERVNEALQALDVRLTDEETTYLEEKYLPVKPM